A part of Nesterenkonia lutea genomic DNA contains:
- a CDS encoding carbohydrate ABC transporter permease — protein sequence MTHAASTQSATPEAGKGVPAEVPGADRGDIKQNKVRRTGAPGEKPNILAGIGGWLWLAVIILPIYYIFITSFRTSEDLRASNQLLPSTNPTIAPFIKVLQNDFLHYFSNSVIVTLSTVAVVLSVSVMAAYYITRSTTLGGKRLFQIILLGIAIPVQATIIPVYYLIQQLGIYDTLWALILPQIAFAIPLSVLIIVNFVRDIPAELFESMKVDGAGEWRILFSLVLPMAKPALMTVGIYQALQVWNSFLFPLVLTQSSDVRVLPLSLWEYSGQFGIDVPATLAAVVLSALPLLVVYIFARRHIVAGLTAGFGK from the coding sequence ATGACCCACGCAGCAAGCACACAGTCAGCGACCCCCGAGGCCGGCAAAGGCGTCCCTGCCGAGGTGCCGGGAGCAGACCGGGGCGACATCAAGCAGAACAAGGTCCGACGCACCGGCGCCCCCGGGGAGAAGCCGAACATCCTCGCTGGGATCGGCGGCTGGCTCTGGCTGGCGGTCATCATCCTGCCCATCTACTACATCTTCATCACCTCGTTCCGCACCAGCGAGGACCTCCGAGCCAGCAACCAGCTGCTGCCCTCGACGAACCCCACGATCGCACCGTTCATCAAGGTGCTGCAGAACGACTTCCTGCACTACTTCAGCAACTCGGTCATCGTGACGCTCTCCACCGTGGCCGTGGTGCTCTCGGTCTCGGTGATGGCGGCGTACTACATCACGCGCTCGACCACCCTGGGCGGCAAGCGCCTCTTCCAGATCATTCTGCTCGGAATCGCGATCCCGGTGCAGGCCACGATCATCCCGGTGTACTACCTGATCCAGCAGCTGGGCATCTATGACACTCTCTGGGCGCTGATCCTGCCGCAGATCGCCTTCGCGATCCCGCTGAGTGTGCTCATCATCGTGAACTTCGTCCGCGACATCCCGGCAGAGCTCTTCGAGTCGATGAAGGTCGACGGGGCGGGTGAATGGCGGATCCTCTTCTCCCTGGTGCTGCCCATGGCGAAGCCGGCCCTGATGACCGTGGGCATCTACCAGGCCCTGCAGGTGTGGAACAGCTTCCTGTTCCCACTGGTGCTCACCCAGAGCAGCGATGTGCGCGTGCTGCCGCTGTCCCTGTGGGAGTACAGCGGCCAGTTCGGCATCGACGTGCCGGCCACCCTGGCCGCCGTCGTGCTCTCCGCGCTGCCGCTGCTGGTGGTCTATATATTCGCCCGCCGACATATCGTCGCCGGTCTGACTGCCGGCTTCGGCAAGTGA
- a CDS encoding extracellular solute-binding protein, whose protein sequence is MRRTTRVATAGLGVTSLLALSACGGGDGGGDGGGDAEANAWILTGGGWPAIEEDFNRWNESNEDAQIDVEGIENDSYKGQIRTAVGSGEAPTLIMSWAGGALLEYAEQDAIMDLTGETGDLEERVFESVWQNGQVDGSTYAVPLNDVQPVVMYYNQEVFDEVGLEVPETWAEVEEAIDVFNENDVAPFSLAGGSVWPALMWLQYLTDRHGGEEVFQAVVEGEEGAWDNESILFALETMQDLGENGGYIDTYNSVTADQNEDAQLLADGQAAMLLQGSWVYATINQDFPEFAESGNFGFTSFPTLEDGAGDPSNITGNPANFWSVSADASEEEQQIATDYISENLYNEETVDAMLEAGSLPPLNDIEEEIAETEDAEFLEFSSELVGEANNFQLSWDQAVAPEVAQPLTDNLSQILRGDMTPEEFVEAMNSL, encoded by the coding sequence ATGCGTAGAACAACTCGAGTAGCCACAGCAGGCCTCGGCGTGACCTCCCTCCTGGCCCTCTCGGCCTGTGGCGGCGGAGACGGTGGCGGAGACGGTGGCGGCGACGCCGAGGCGAACGCCTGGATCCTCACCGGAGGCGGCTGGCCCGCCATCGAAGAGGACTTCAACCGCTGGAACGAATCCAACGAAGATGCACAGATCGACGTCGAGGGCATCGAGAACGACTCCTATAAGGGCCAGATCCGCACCGCGGTCGGCTCCGGGGAAGCTCCGACCCTGATCATGTCTTGGGCCGGCGGCGCGCTCCTGGAGTATGCCGAGCAGGACGCCATCATGGATCTCACCGGGGAGACCGGGGACCTCGAGGAGCGGGTCTTCGAGTCGGTCTGGCAGAACGGTCAGGTCGACGGCAGCACCTACGCAGTGCCGCTGAACGATGTGCAGCCGGTCGTCATGTACTACAACCAGGAAGTCTTCGACGAAGTCGGCCTCGAGGTCCCTGAGACCTGGGCCGAGGTCGAGGAGGCCATCGATGTGTTCAACGAGAACGACGTCGCTCCCTTCTCCCTGGCCGGCGGTTCCGTCTGGCCGGCACTGATGTGGCTGCAGTACCTCACCGACCGCCACGGCGGCGAAGAGGTCTTCCAGGCAGTCGTTGAAGGTGAGGAGGGCGCGTGGGACAACGAGTCCATCCTGTTCGCTCTGGAGACCATGCAGGACCTGGGCGAGAACGGCGGCTACATCGACACCTACAACTCCGTCACCGCCGATCAGAACGAGGACGCCCAGCTGCTCGCCGACGGCCAGGCCGCCATGCTGCTGCAGGGTTCCTGGGTCTACGCGACCATCAACCAGGACTTCCCCGAGTTCGCCGAGTCGGGCAACTTCGGCTTCACCTCCTTCCCCACCCTGGAAGACGGTGCCGGCGATCCGTCGAACATCACGGGCAACCCCGCCAACTTCTGGTCGGTCTCCGCTGACGCCTCGGAGGAGGAGCAGCAGATCGCCACGGACTACATCAGCGAGAACCTCTACAACGAGGAGACCGTGGACGCGATGCTTGAGGCCGGCTCGCTGCCGCCGCTCAACGACATCGAGGAAGAGATCGCTGAGACCGAGGACGCTGAGTTCCTCGAATTCTCCAGCGAGCTGGTCGGCGAGGCCAACAACTTCCAACTCTCCTGGGACCAGGCAGTCGCACCCGAGGTGGCCCAGCCGCTGACGGACAACCTGTCCCAGATCCTCCGCGGGGACATGACCCCCGAGGAGTTCGTCGAGGCGATGAACTCCCTCTGA
- a CDS encoding carbohydrate ABC transporter permease — MTETAARSKASGLGHKGPSFLMAVPAVLFFGIFALIPLIGVVVISFMEWNVLGSPTWVGLSNWTAVLFDRPFTWTALSLTLVFVVGSYLFQAPVALLLGVFMAGQQRYRALLAVLYFLPLLFSSVAVGLTFQSLFSPNYGLSAALPFEWLPNDWLANSDLVMWVMIFVVGWCFVPFHGLLYQAGVRQIPASMYEAATIDGAGRLRQFFSITLPQLRYTIITSSTLMLVGSLTYFDLIYVLTGGQPADAVRILPLDMYVTGFASYNLGYASVIAVILVAIGLTLSLLLNVLSGSSKMDSDKAGA; from the coding sequence ATGACTGAAACCGCTGCTCGAAGCAAGGCCTCCGGGCTGGGCCACAAGGGACCCTCGTTCCTGATGGCAGTGCCCGCTGTCCTCTTCTTCGGAATATTCGCCCTGATCCCGCTCATCGGCGTCGTGGTCATCTCCTTCATGGAGTGGAACGTTCTGGGCTCCCCCACCTGGGTGGGGCTGAGCAACTGGACGGCAGTCCTCTTCGACCGTCCCTTCACCTGGACCGCGCTGAGCCTGACCCTCGTGTTCGTCGTGGGCTCCTACCTCTTCCAGGCGCCCGTCGCGCTGCTGCTCGGTGTCTTCATGGCAGGCCAGCAGCGTTACCGCGCCCTGCTCGCGGTCCTCTACTTCCTGCCCCTGCTGTTCTCATCGGTGGCCGTGGGTCTGACCTTCCAGTCGCTGTTCTCTCCGAACTACGGACTCTCTGCGGCACTGCCCTTCGAGTGGCTGCCCAATGATTGGCTGGCCAACTCGGATCTGGTCATGTGGGTGATGATCTTCGTGGTCGGCTGGTGCTTCGTCCCCTTCCACGGCCTCCTCTATCAGGCCGGAGTGCGCCAGATCCCGGCGTCCATGTACGAGGCCGCCACCATCGACGGGGCAGGCCGCCTGCGGCAGTTCTTCTCCATCACTCTGCCGCAGCTGCGCTACACCATCATCACCTCCTCCACGCTGATGCTGGTCGGCTCGCTCACCTACTTCGATCTGATCTACGTGCTCACCGGGGGACAGCCTGCTGATGCGGTGCGCATCCTGCCTCTGGACATGTACGTGACCGGATTCGCCTCATACAACCTCGGCTACGCCTCGGTCATCGCGGTGATCCTCGTAGCCATCGGACTGACCCTCTCCCTCTTGCTGAACGTCCTTTCGGGCTCCTCCAAGATGGACAGCGACAAGGCAGGCGCATGA